The genomic window GGGAACTCGAAGCAACGCTTTGGCTATAAACATAGCTGGCAAATAGAAAAGGAGATAGATGCCTAACCATCCTATGTCCCAATTCAGAAGCGGCAGTTTGAAGAAACTCGCCTTCTTTAGCGGCCTTGGGTAGTTGATTTGTAGTGATAGAAGCTGAGGTGAGACATCTGTAAACAAGTTAGGCATAGGTGGTGCACTTTGACCAAAAACTAGATTAAAATCAAAGGTCTCCTCGCTGCCTATTCTTAGGGAAATAGGATAAATCCCAAGAGCTGTTTCAGGTATATGGATAAGCCAACTCAATTTTTGGGGAGGAATATCTGTCCTTAAATAATTATCTAGACTGGAAACTAGAGCTAAGCGTGCATGATCTGCTGCACTTTGAACTTCCCAGGGTAAATCAGATAGGTCACTGGCTTCGGCCCATTCACGAGAGAGTTCTTCTAATTCACTCCGAATAGGTGGTAGACTTTGAGATATTTTAGAATTTAAAGCAAGGGGCTCAGGCACTTGCATTTGGATTGGCTCCAGAAAATCTCCATCGACTTCCGCCACGACACTGACCATACGCCCCGGATTCGCGTTCCAAGACAGAGGATCGACACGAACGGGAAACCACATGAACAATATGATCATGGGCCCTAAAATAAATGCTAGAGGAACCATAGATGCTTTGAGAATACGGCTCGTGGTAGGCGCCGCTAGACTTTCAAGTTCTTTACGCTTAGCGCTATTTTGAGGCAAGGTTGCTGCTTTTTTCCGTAAACGTGTTGACCGTTCTTTCGCCTCCAAAATTCTCGCATTATCTGTAAACAGCTTTTGCATGAAGATGGGTAAAAAGCCGAAGAAAATAGCAATCAATCCAACTGAGCCAATCATACCAAATTGACGAATTAGTGGCCATAACAGCCCGTCATAAAAAGAAAAGATGGGTTCCTTAAACCATGTTGGCGGTAGCAAGAAAAACGCCAATAGCACAACTGTCCAAAATAACCCAATTATGACACCCCACTTGTTTATATGGGCTTCTTTAATGCTAAGGGGAGGTGGTTTGAGAGAATTTAAGGAATCGTTGTCAAAGCTTAGTTTTGACTCATCATCTCTCCATATAAATCCGGCATTGGCATCTAGCGTAATGCTCTCTCCTTCTTTTAAAATCTCAGTAGCTCCATCTAAAATCACGGCTGGAAGTCCTATCTCACGAGCAACTACTGCACCATGTGAAAGGGATCCACCTCGCTCCATGACCAGTCCTGAAGCTCGGGTGAAAAGGGGGGTCCAGGATGGGTCTGTAGAGGGGCAAACTAATATTCCACCATCCACAAAGTTATCTGCTTTACGAGGTTCTTTTACAATATTAGCGACTCCGCTAACAAATCCTGTGGATAGAGAAAAGGCCTTTAGTGTATCGCCCTCAGCTCTCTTGATTGGGGAGCCTAAGGAGCGTATATCTTCAGAATCAATTACATGTGGCAATACGATTCTTTTTTCTGCCTTATACTGCAAACGCCGTTTAGAAATTTTATCTAGTGGTACGAATCCCGACTTGAGTGATTTTAGCATTTCATCTGCTTGAAGATGAAACACATCATTACCAATTTGCAGCCTTTGGCCGAATTCGAGAGCGGTTCGCCTAAGCTGGGCATATGCAAGCATGAAATAAAATTTACCGTCTTCACGAAATCGCAAATACCTCTGTGCAAGTTCTGTCGCTTCGCGTATTTTTGCGATTTCGGAGTTTTTAAGTTCTTGGGCCATTTTTTCCAAAGCTGCTTCAGAGGCCTTTAAGCGAGTTTTATGGGTGGTGGCAATGTCCTGGGCTTGTATTGTCTTGAGTATTTCAGGTGTCTCAATCCAACGAGGAGAGGCGAGTTCGAATTCTGAGGTAGCTCGATGACCGTATAGTCCAAGCCATGTTTGATCATCTAAACGATCTCGGTCTATACTAGCCTGCAGTGTTTTGTCCAACTCCTTGCTAACTGAAAGTGAGGCAAGGAGCTTGTCGATATCATCTCGCCAAGCGTAAGCTTCTAGTTGCTGCTTTAGTTTATCAACGGCAACCGCCTCCACCATACTTGGTAGGAACGCCGAAGGGCCGAAATAGTTGAGTACTTTGTCAGTTTGTCTTTCCCATGTCTTGATCAGATCCTGATCATTGAATGCGGAAAGGTTTTTACCAGCTTCTTGATGAGCCCATTGAGTTATTTCCGGAACAAATATTTGATCAAAATCTTTATCCAAGTGCCCTGCCATTTGATCAATGTTTAAAAAGGCCTTATTTGCTAGCTTTGCAGCGATACTCAGTTCCTTTAGATTGCCAACAGGCTTACTTGGAGGTTGCTGAGCTGCATTTGGATTTTCTCTTAATAGGCTGGTGTCATAAGCAAAGGGATAATTTTTAGCAAACATTTCTGCCATGAGGGAGCAGTCCATATAAATTTCCCCGCAAATACGCCTCAGAAAACTTCTGTCTTCAACGATAGGACCAGGCTTAAAACCCAACTGTTGATACATCTTTCCAAAGCCACCATTACCAGACATGTATGGAGCGATGATGGACCATGTTAGAGTTGTGGGGTGTGGCAATGTTTCACCCAGGTTATGACGAACCCAGGGGCCTCTTTTTTCATCAATTTCATTGGCTAGGTCTTGCTTTGTTGAAGATAAAATTTCATTAAAGGCATCTATCCCATCTAAGGTAGTAATCGCCCGTGATTGCAAGAGGTAAACTCTGTTCGCCTCAATGGCCCATTCTACATCCTGTGGTCCGCCAAAAAATGTCTCAGCCTGAATACCTAATTGATGTAAATCTTTGAGGTGATTGAAATTCAGACAAGCTCGCTCTCTGATGAGTTCTTCGACAGGTGAGGGTGTGGAATTTCCCGGATAGATAGCTTCTTTCTTACAGGCAACATGATAGGAAAGAACTTCCAAGGCGCTTTTTTTAATTCTTACTACATCAGGCTGAACTTCACCGGATACCAAAGATTCTCCTAAGCCCCAGACGGCTTCTAGAATCATGACATCCCGATCACCGCATTTAGGATCCACTGTAAATAAAACTCCGGAGGTCTCGGATTTAACCTGTTTTTGAACTATAACAGCCATAGCAACTTGGTTGATATCAATGCCTTGCTCCGCCAGGTAAGCTTGTGTCCGCTCTGTTTTAAGGCTATTCCAACAATCTTCAATAGCGCATAAAATCTCTTGAGGGCTTTTGAGATTTAAGAAAGTTTCATATTGTCCCGCCATGGAGGCATCACCCCAATCTTCGGCACTCGCGGATGAGCGAACGGCATACAGCTCGTCTACGCCAAGTCT from Verrucomicrobiota bacterium includes these protein-coding regions:
- a CDS encoding PEP/pyruvate-binding domain-containing protein; this encodes MSASKLLLLPLKEADTSIDLVGGKALNLAKMLQWGLPVPDGFVVTIEAYQACSGSKLTATLSEEIVSAIERLGVDELYAVRSSASAEDWGDASMAGQYETFLNLKSPQEILCAIEDCWNSLKTERTQAYLAEQGIDINQVAMAVIVQKQVKSETSGVLFTVDPKCGDRDVMILEAVWGLGESLVSGEVQPDVVRIKKSALEVLSYHVACKKEAIYPGNSTPSPVEELIRERACLNFNHLKDLHQLGIQAETFFGGPQDVEWAIEANRVYLLQSRAITTLDGIDAFNEILSSTKQDLANEIDEKRGPWVRHNLGETLPHPTTLTWSIIAPYMSGNGGFGKMYQQLGFKPGPIVEDRSFLRRICGEIYMDCSLMAEMFAKNYPFAYDTSLLRENPNAAQQPPSKPVGNLKELSIAAKLANKAFLNIDQMAGHLDKDFDQIFVPEITQWAHQEAGKNLSAFNDQDLIKTWERQTDKVLNYFGPSAFLPSMVEAVAVDKLKQQLEAYAWRDDIDKLLASLSVSKELDKTLQASIDRDRLDDQTWLGLYGHRATSEFELASPRWIETPEILKTIQAQDIATTHKTRLKASEAALEKMAQELKNSEIAKIREATELAQRYLRFREDGKFYFMLAYAQLRRTALEFGQRLQIGNDVFHLQADEMLKSLKSGFVPLDKISKRRLQYKAEKRIVLPHVIDSEDIRSLGSPIKRAEGDTLKAFSLSTGFVSGVANIVKEPRKADNFVDGGILVCPSTDPSWTPLFTRASGLVMERGGSLSHGAVVAREIGLPAVILDGATEILKEGESITLDANAGFIWRDDESKLSFDNDSLNSLKPPPLSIKEAHINKWGVIIGLFWTVVLLAFFLLPPTWFKEPIFSFYDGLLWPLIRQFGMIGSVGLIAIFFGFLPIFMQKLFTDNARILEAKERSTRLRKKAATLPQNSAKRKELESLAAPTTSRILKASMVPLAFILGPMIILFMWFPVRVDPLSWNANPGRMVSVVAEVDGDFLEPIQMQVPEPLALNSKISQSLPPIRSELEELSREWAEASDLSDLPWEVQSAADHARLALVSSLDNYLRTDIPPQKLSWLIHIPETALGIYPISLRIGSEETFDFNLVFGQSAPPMPNLFTDVSPQLLSLQINYPRPLKKASFFKLPLLNWDIGWLGIYLLFYLPAMFIAKALLRVP